The following proteins are co-located in the Paenibacillus sp. JNUCC32 genome:
- the priA gene encoding primosomal protein N' translates to MEMARVIVDVPSKDTDRPFDYLIPEELRPWVEVGSRVGVPFGHRTLQGFVVSLHPRPEMDTAKMKPIQEVLDVMPPLSPELIELGEWMKERYACRYISALQSMLPTALKGKAERYISLGEPDAGLSDESGGLFALLPESELEQEIIRFVSQRGEVSLQQLTRAFPDAAATVKALIGRGRLSEFQQIKDKLQKKTMKAVELAVSSEEAHVALASFPAKAQRQKEVLQYIVEMEDFLPISQKDLLQTLGVTAGTVKALADKGLITLEDVEVFRDPYRGRHFTPSAPLALTPEQQAVYRSIVRKLDERKHGAFLLHGVTGSGKTEIYLQTIQRCMDQERQAIVLVPEISLTPQMVERFKARFGDRVAVMHSRLSDGERYDEWRKIREGRASVVVGARSAVFAPFDRLGLIIMDEEHESSYKQEETPKYHARDVAIHRASLTGAAVILGSATPSLESYHAARSQAQDDFAPHLLEMPSRALGNQLPAVQVVDMREELREGNRSMFSRSLHAAISARLERGEQTVLLLNRRGYSTFVMCRSCGYVAGCPECDISLTYHQKSNNLRCHYCGYAAQAPEVCPDCGSEHIRYFGTGTQRVEEELAKLFPGIRVIRMDVDTTTEKGSHEKLLKQFRDKKGDVLLGTQMVAKGLDFPDVTLVGVITADSALNLPDFRAAEKTFQLLTQVAGRAGRHQLPGEVVIQSYTPEHYSIIHASSHDYLSFVKDELKHRKALHYPPYCRLILVTLSHEQLPLLVRLAENFAAAIKSESDRRGWFGSLDRFDASALDILGPVASPIPRLKNRYRFQCMIKWRGTMDAVSLVRSVAEKLQDSARDGKLQISIDVDPQMLM, encoded by the coding sequence ATGGAAATGGCCCGTGTGATTGTGGACGTGCCGTCCAAGGATACGGACCGTCCGTTTGATTATCTGATTCCGGAGGAGCTCCGGCCATGGGTCGAGGTAGGCAGCCGGGTCGGCGTGCCGTTCGGTCACCGTACGCTTCAGGGATTCGTGGTTTCGCTGCATCCCCGGCCCGAGATGGATACGGCCAAAATGAAGCCCATTCAGGAAGTCCTCGATGTGATGCCTCCGCTCTCGCCTGAGCTGATTGAGCTTGGAGAATGGATGAAAGAGCGGTATGCATGCCGTTATATATCCGCTCTTCAATCGATGCTGCCAACGGCGCTGAAGGGAAAAGCCGAGCGGTATATTTCCCTTGGCGAGCCGGATGCGGGCTTGTCGGATGAAAGCGGCGGATTATTCGCGCTCCTCCCGGAAAGCGAATTGGAGCAGGAGATCATCCGGTTTGTCAGTCAGCGAGGCGAGGTGTCGCTCCAGCAGTTAACGCGAGCGTTTCCGGATGCGGCAGCCACCGTAAAAGCGCTGATCGGCCGGGGGCGGTTAAGCGAATTCCAGCAAATCAAGGACAAACTGCAGAAAAAAACGATGAAAGCGGTAGAGCTTGCCGTTTCGAGCGAGGAAGCGCATGTGGCGCTGGCTTCGTTTCCGGCTAAGGCTCAGCGGCAGAAGGAAGTGCTCCAATATATCGTAGAGATGGAGGACTTCCTGCCGATATCGCAGAAGGATCTGCTGCAGACGCTCGGCGTCACCGCAGGCACCGTGAAGGCGCTGGCCGACAAGGGACTGATTACCCTTGAGGATGTCGAAGTGTTCCGCGACCCGTACCGGGGACGGCACTTTACGCCCAGCGCCCCGCTGGCGCTCACGCCGGAGCAGCAGGCGGTGTACCGGAGCATCGTGCGCAAGCTGGATGAACGCAAGCATGGCGCGTTTCTCCTGCACGGGGTAACGGGCAGCGGCAAGACCGAGATCTACCTGCAGACCATTCAGCGCTGCATGGATCAGGAGCGTCAGGCGATTGTCCTGGTGCCCGAAATATCGCTCACACCCCAAATGGTGGAGCGGTTCAAAGCCCGCTTCGGCGACCGCGTGGCCGTCATGCACAGCCGGCTTTCGGATGGTGAGCGCTACGATGAATGGCGCAAAATTAGGGAAGGCCGGGCTTCGGTTGTCGTGGGAGCACGATCGGCGGTGTTTGCGCCGTTTGACCGACTTGGCCTTATTATTATGGATGAAGAGCATGAAAGTTCATATAAGCAGGAAGAAACGCCGAAGTACCATGCCAGGGACGTGGCGATTCACCGTGCCTCGCTGACAGGCGCAGCCGTCATTCTGGGCTCGGCAACGCCTTCGCTTGAAAGCTACCATGCGGCCAGATCGCAGGCTCAGGATGATTTTGCTCCGCATCTGCTGGAGATGCCGAGCCGGGCGCTGGGCAACCAGCTGCCGGCTGTTCAGGTCGTGGATATGCGGGAGGAGCTCCGGGAAGGGAATCGCTCCATGTTCAGCCGCTCCCTGCATGCCGCGATTTCGGCGCGGCTGGAACGCGGAGAACAGACGGTGCTGCTGCTGAATCGGCGGGGGTATTCCACTTTCGTGATGTGCCGGAGCTGCGGATATGTGGCAGGCTGTCCTGAATGCGATATTTCGCTGACCTACCATCAGAAATCGAACAATCTGCGCTGCCATTATTGCGGTTACGCCGCACAGGCGCCGGAGGTTTGCCCGGATTGCGGGAGCGAGCATATACGCTATTTCGGAACGGGCACGCAGCGTGTCGAGGAAGAATTGGCCAAGCTGTTCCCAGGGATTCGCGTCATTCGGATGGACGTGGACACGACGACCGAGAAGGGCTCCCACGAGAAGCTGCTGAAGCAGTTTCGGGATAAAAAGGGCGACGTGCTGCTTGGAACCCAAATGGTCGCCAAAGGCCTGGATTTCCCGGATGTCACCCTGGTCGGCGTCATTACGGCCGATTCGGCGCTGAACCTGCCCGACTTCCGGGCGGCCGAGAAGACGTTTCAGCTGCTGACCCAGGTGGCCGGAAGAGCGGGACGCCATCAGCTGCCGGGTGAAGTGGTCATCCAATCCTACACGCCCGAGCATTATTCGATTATTCATGCAAGCAGCCATGATTATTTATCCTTCGTCAAGGATGAGCTGAAGCACCGCAAAGCGCTCCATTATCCACCGTACTGCAGGCTGATTCTGGTGACGCTGTCGCATGAACAGCTGCCGCTGCTCGTACGACTGGCAGAGAATTTTGCCGCCGCCATCAAAAGCGAATCCGACCGCCGGGGATGGTTCGGAAGCCTGGACCGGTTCGACGCAAGCGCGCTCGATATCCTGGGTCCGGTGGCTTCCCCCATTCCGCGGTTAAAAAATAGATACAGATTTCAATGTATGATAAAATGGCGGGGAACGATGGATGCTGTCTCGCTGGTGCGTTCGGTTGCCGAGAAGCTTCAGGATTCGGCGCGGGACGGCAAGCTCCAAATCAGTATTGACGTTGATCCGCAAATGTTAATGTAA
- the coaBC gene encoding bifunctional phosphopantothenoylcysteine decarboxylase/phosphopantothenate--cysteine ligase CoaBC has translation MLNGKVVVLGVTGGIAAYKAATLCSRLVQRGADVHVIMTESAKQFIPELTLQTLTKNPVYSDTFDERDPSVVSHIHLADLADLVLIAPATANIIGKMAHGLADDMLTTTLLATTAPVMISPAMNVHMYTHPAVMANMETLVSRGVSMIEPGEGLLACGYVGKGRMEEPDTIVDVVERFFQGRAAESAASNQDVESGSTGILHGKKVVVTAGGTIERIDPVRYITNDSSGKMGFAIAKAAKQLGADVHLIAAHTDEAPPEGIPAERVESAQDMYEAVQRVFDTSDIVVKAAAVADYRPAEAATSKIKKRGETMTLDLVKTTDILESLGRQKTSQFLIGFAAETDTVEQFAREKLKRKNCDLIVANDVTQEGAGFGTDTNSVHIFDAEGLVLQLPVMSKEEVAMRLLTLAAERLTGRLS, from the coding sequence ATGTTGAACGGAAAAGTCGTCGTACTTGGCGTTACAGGTGGCATTGCCGCGTATAAAGCAGCGACTTTATGCAGCAGGCTTGTCCAGAGGGGAGCGGATGTGCATGTCATCATGACGGAATCCGCCAAGCAGTTCATTCCGGAATTAACGCTGCAGACGCTGACCAAAAACCCGGTTTATAGCGATACTTTTGACGAAAGGGACCCCTCGGTCGTCTCGCATATCCACTTGGCCGACCTGGCCGATCTGGTGCTGATTGCTCCGGCGACGGCCAATATCATCGGCAAGATGGCACATGGCCTGGCGGATGACATGCTGACCACGACGCTGCTTGCGACCACGGCTCCTGTCATGATCTCGCCGGCGATGAACGTGCATATGTACACGCATCCGGCCGTCATGGCCAACATGGAGACGCTGGTTTCCCGCGGGGTGTCCATGATTGAACCCGGAGAGGGACTTCTGGCATGCGGATACGTCGGAAAGGGACGGATGGAGGAGCCCGATACGATCGTGGATGTGGTTGAACGGTTTTTCCAAGGGCGCGCAGCCGAGTCCGCGGCGTCGAATCAGGATGTAGAGAGCGGATCGACAGGCATATTGCACGGCAAAAAAGTGGTTGTCACGGCCGGCGGTACGATCGAGCGCATTGATCCGGTCCGTTATATCACGAATGATTCCTCCGGAAAAATGGGGTTTGCGATTGCTAAAGCCGCCAAGCAGCTGGGAGCGGACGTCCACCTCATTGCGGCTCATACCGATGAAGCCCCGCCAGAGGGGATTCCTGCCGAGAGAGTGGAGTCGGCCCAGGATATGTACGAAGCGGTGCAGCGCGTGTTCGATACGAGCGATATCGTGGTTAAGGCGGCAGCGGTCGCCGATTATCGTCCTGCGGAGGCGGCGACGTCAAAGATCAAGAAGCGCGGGGAAACGATGACGCTGGATCTTGTCAAGACCACGGATATCCTGGAAAGCCTGGGACGCCAAAAGACCTCCCAGTTCTTGATCGGTTTTGCCGCCGAGACGGATACGGTGGAGCAGTTCGCCAGGGAAAAGCTGAAACGCAAAAATTGCGACCTGATCGTTGCCAATGATGTTACGCAGGAAGGCGCCGGCTTTGGCACGGACACGAACAGCGTTCATATATTCGATGCAGAAGGGCTCGTCCTGCAGCTGCCCGTGATGTCCAAGGAGGAAGTGGCCATGAGGCTGTTAACGCTGGCGGCCGAACGGTTGACCGGGAGGTTATCCTGA
- the rpoZ gene encoding DNA-directed RNA polymerase subunit omega: MLYPSIDEMMNKVDSKYSLVVAASRRARQLREGEVSELKHPKSHKFVGVALEEIYGDYVKIERGED; the protein is encoded by the coding sequence GTGTTATATCCATCCATTGATGAAATGATGAATAAAGTGGACAGTAAATATTCTCTTGTGGTTGCGGCTTCCCGCCGTGCACGCCAATTGCGTGAAGGAGAAGTCAGCGAGTTGAAACATCCGAAATCCCATAAGTTCGTCGGTGTCGCTCTGGAAGAAATCTATGGCGATTACGTGAAGATCGAGCGTGGAGAGGACTAA
- the gmk gene encoding guanylate kinase, protein MSKGLLIVLSGPSGVGKGTVCTALRSRVPELVYSVSATTRSPRLGEVNGVNYFFKSREQFMDMIENDQLLEYAEYVGNYYGTPRDFVEETLATGKDIILEIEVQGALKVKEKFPDGIFVFLMPPSLDELKDRIQGRGTESQATIDHRMSVAVDEINLLQHYDYAVVNDEINLACERIQSIIIAEHCKVRK, encoded by the coding sequence ATGTCTAAAGGATTATTGATTGTATTGTCCGGTCCTTCCGGGGTTGGAAAGGGAACCGTCTGTACGGCACTTCGCAGCCGGGTTCCGGAACTGGTGTATTCGGTGTCGGCTACGACGCGTTCGCCGCGGCTCGGCGAGGTAAACGGCGTAAACTATTTTTTCAAAAGCCGGGAACAATTCATGGATATGATTGAGAACGACCAGCTTCTCGAATATGCGGAATACGTCGGGAACTATTATGGAACCCCGCGTGATTTTGTAGAAGAAACATTAGCCACCGGCAAGGATATTATACTGGAGATCGAAGTGCAGGGCGCGCTGAAGGTCAAGGAGAAGTTTCCGGACGGTATCTTTGTGTTTCTGATGCCGCCGTCGTTGGACGAACTGAAAGATCGGATCCAGGGCCGGGGGACTGAGAGCCAGGCCACGATCGACCACCGCATGTCCGTAGCTGTTGACGAAATCAATCTGCTGCAGCATTATGATTATGCCGTAGTGAACGATGAAATCAATCTTGCTTGCGAGAGAATACAATCTATCATTATAGCCGAACATTGTAAGGTGAGAAAGTAA
- the remA gene encoding extracellular matrix/biofilm regulator RemA has translation MAIKLINIGFGNIVSANRIISIVSPESAPIKRIIQEARDRHMLIDATYGRRTRAVIITDSDHVILSAVQPETVAHRLSSKDDDNDE, from the coding sequence ATGGCAATCAAACTTATTAATATTGGCTTCGGAAACATCGTATCGGCCAATCGGATCATCTCAATCGTGAGTCCTGAATCGGCTCCGATCAAGAGGATCATTCAAGAAGCACGGGACCGTCATATGCTGATTGATGCTACATATGGCCGAAGGACGCGGGCTGTTATCATTACCGATAGCGACCACGTGATTTTATCGGCCGTACAGCCGGAAACGGTGGCTCACCGTCTGTCCAGCAAAGATGACGACAACGACGAATAA
- a CDS encoding YicC/YloC family endoribonuclease, with protein sequence MSLSMTGYGQSVVDFQGYSISFEVKSVNHRYCEIVFRMPREWALFEDSLRRAVQSRIGRGRIDVYINKENNGESQGAVLNHAMVQAYLQAAEDLKSYGITGDLAVRDILTLPDVLVTPSGLSMDEAQQGLWNDALLQGLEQALEGLVQMRSREGAFLAKDIGQRLDRLQQLHREMTELAPEVPAEYRKRLRQRIESLDDGSLAVDEHIFGMEVALFAERSNVDEELIRLHSHLEQCRELLLQKSPVGRKLDFLIQEMNREVNTIGSKANHLTLVNRVVEMKAELEKIREQAANVE encoded by the coding sequence ATGTCATTGAGCATGACCGGATATGGGCAATCCGTTGTCGATTTTCAAGGCTACAGTATCTCTTTCGAAGTGAAGTCAGTCAATCACCGGTACTGCGAGATCGTCTTTCGCATGCCCCGTGAATGGGCACTCTTCGAGGATTCGCTTCGACGGGCGGTACAGAGCCGGATCGGACGCGGACGGATTGATGTTTATATTAACAAGGAAAACAACGGCGAGTCTCAGGGTGCCGTGCTGAACCATGCCATGGTTCAAGCGTATTTACAGGCAGCCGAGGATTTGAAGTCATACGGAATCACGGGAGATCTGGCGGTGCGGGATATTTTGACGCTGCCAGATGTTCTTGTTACTCCGAGCGGACTTTCCATGGATGAAGCGCAGCAGGGGTTATGGAATGATGCGCTTCTTCAAGGTCTGGAACAAGCGCTTGAGGGTCTGGTCCAGATGCGCAGCAGGGAAGGCGCTTTTCTCGCGAAGGATATCGGGCAGAGGCTTGACCGCTTGCAGCAGCTGCACCGGGAGATGACCGAGCTTGCTCCGGAGGTTCCGGCCGAATACCGGAAGCGCCTGCGGCAGCGCATTGAATCTCTTGATGACGGATCGCTTGCTGTTGATGAACATATATTCGGAATGGAAGTCGCTCTGTTTGCTGAACGTTCCAATGTGGACGAGGAGTTGATTCGACTTCACAGCCATTTGGAACAATGCAGGGAGCTGCTTCTTCAGAAAAGCCCTGTAGGCCGTAAACTGGATTTTCTGATTCAGGAAATGAACAGAGAAGTCAATACGATTGGATCGAAAGCCAATCATCTGACTCTGGTAAACCGTGTTGTCGAAATGAAAGCGGAACTGGAGAAGATTCGTGAACAAGCCGCCAATGTGGAATAA
- a CDS encoding bifunctional homocysteine S-methyltransferase/methylenetetrahydrofolate reductase: MKPNLRQAWENQVLVGDGAMGTYLYQKGFPVGISYEELNLTSPEVIGNVHRQYVEAGAQVIETNTFSANYDKLSKYGLEARVGEINRAGVRIAREAAGDQGYVVGAVGSIRAGKRSNISTSELKRYFEEQLSVLISEGVDGILLETFYDVDEMQLALAQARMLSDLPVICQFAVEDIARTLDGFTMPDAYRILSHEGADVIGFNCRTGPNGIMRALETLNGIMNLPASVYPNAGIADYVDGEYRYGASPEYFGKTALEFADRGARIIGGCCGTTPEHIAEISSALSGYVPSPLPAVEEAEINRIVIHETAQEQFYERSGEPTIVDIVKERHTVIVELDPPRDLDITKFMKGAEALKKAGADALTLADNSLAVTRMSNMALGHLVQARTGLRPLIHIACRDRNLIGTQSHMMGFDALGIDHVLAVTGDPARFGDLPDSSSVYDMTSFEIIRMIKQLNDGIAFSGKPLKQKAKFVVGAAFNPNVRHLDKAVARLEKKIASGADYVMTQPVYDPELMVRLREATAHLDIPIFIGIMPLASGRNAEYLHNEVPGIQLSDEVRSRMAGLEGEAGRAMGVKIGKELLDVATEHFNGIYLMTPFMFYEMSVQLMEYVWEKSGRRLTPLFH; the protein is encoded by the coding sequence ATGAAACCGAATCTTCGGCAGGCATGGGAGAATCAGGTACTGGTCGGTGACGGCGCGATGGGTACTTATTTATATCAAAAAGGATTTCCTGTAGGCATTTCATATGAAGAACTGAATTTAACCTCTCCGGAGGTCATCGGGAACGTTCATCGCCAGTATGTTGAGGCTGGTGCACAGGTCATCGAGACCAACACGTTCTCAGCCAATTATGACAAGCTGTCCAAATACGGCTTGGAGGCGAGGGTAGGAGAGATCAACCGCGCAGGCGTGAGAATTGCGCGTGAAGCCGCCGGCGATCAAGGATATGTGGTGGGAGCGGTCGGCTCCATTCGGGCAGGCAAAAGAAGCAATATTTCCACGAGCGAGCTCAAGCGTTACTTCGAAGAGCAGCTGTCCGTACTCATCTCCGAAGGCGTTGACGGCATCCTGCTCGAGACGTTCTACGACGTGGATGAAATGCAATTGGCTTTGGCGCAGGCACGGATGCTGAGCGACCTGCCGGTGATCTGCCAGTTCGCGGTGGAGGATATTGCCCGCACGCTGGACGGCTTCACGATGCCGGATGCATACCGCATATTGAGCCATGAAGGCGCGGACGTGATCGGGTTTAACTGCCGGACGGGGCCGAACGGCATCATGCGCGCGCTGGAAACCCTGAACGGCATCATGAATCTTCCGGCTTCGGTCTACCCGAATGCGGGAATCGCCGATTATGTGGACGGAGAATACCGGTATGGCGCGAGTCCCGAGTATTTCGGGAAAACGGCCCTGGAGTTTGCGGATCGCGGCGCCCGCATTATCGGCGGCTGCTGCGGGACGACGCCGGAGCATATCGCGGAAATTTCCTCGGCGCTATCCGGCTACGTTCCTTCGCCGCTCCCTGCCGTCGAAGAGGCGGAGATCAACCGGATCGTGATTCACGAAACCGCCCAGGAGCAATTCTACGAGCGCAGCGGGGAGCCGACGATTGTCGATATCGTAAAGGAACGGCATACGGTTATCGTGGAGCTGGACCCTCCGAGGGATTTGGATATCACCAAGTTCATGAAAGGCGCGGAAGCTTTGAAAAAAGCGGGAGCCGATGCGCTGACCCTTGCGGATAACTCGCTGGCCGTAACCCGCATGAGCAACATGGCTCTCGGACATCTGGTACAAGCACGCACGGGACTGCGGCCGCTGATCCACATTGCTTGCCGCGACCGGAACCTGATCGGGACGCAGTCGCACATGATGGGCTTCGACGCGCTCGGCATCGACCATGTGCTTGCGGTGACGGGGGATCCGGCCCGTTTTGGGGATTTGCCGGATTCCAGCTCGGTTTACGACATGACCTCGTTTGAAATCATTCGGATGATCAAGCAGCTGAACGACGGCATTGCTTTCTCCGGAAAGCCGCTGAAGCAAAAAGCCAAATTCGTTGTCGGGGCAGCGTTCAATCCGAATGTAAGGCATCTGGACAAAGCGGTTGCCCGCTTGGAGAAGAAGATTGCTTCGGGCGCCGATTACGTCATGACGCAGCCCGTTTACGATCCCGAGTTAATGGTTAGGCTTCGGGAAGCGACGGCGCATCTGGATATTCCGATCTTCATCGGCATCATGCCGCTGGCAAGCGGGCGCAATGCCGAGTATTTGCACAATGAGGTGCCGGGCATTCAGCTGTCGGACGAAGTCCGCAGCCGCATGGCGGGACTTGAAGGCGAAGCGGGCCGGGCGATGGGCGTCAAGATCGGCAAGGAGCTGCTGGATGTTGCGACAGAGCATTTTAACGGCATCTATTTGATGACGCCGTTTATGTTCTATGAAATGAGCGTACAATTAATGGAGTACGTCTGGGAGAAATCGGGCCGCCGATTGACCCCCTTGTTTCATTAA
- the dapF gene encoding diaminopimelate epimerase: MEFTKMHGLGNDFVVVYGERELPSDASELAVKLCNRFFGIGADGLVYILPSAKADFMMRIMNSDGSEAEQCGNAIRCVAKYVYDHGHIDREEITIETIGAGVQQVRLTVQDGQVSSVRVDMGEPVLNGLSVPTLVDLNPVVNHPVEVDGREFRFTAVSMGNPHCVIYVDDAVNFDLGVWGPKLEVHPLFPRKINVEFATVNSRGQVDMRVWERGAGPTLACGTGACATLVSSVLNGATDRSATISLKGGDLFIEWDELDNHVYMTGPAEVVYKGKLAI, translated from the coding sequence ATGGAATTTACGAAAATGCATGGATTGGGCAACGACTTCGTTGTCGTATACGGCGAACGGGAACTTCCATCCGATGCATCCGAATTGGCCGTGAAGCTGTGCAACCGCTTCTTCGGCATCGGTGCTGACGGACTTGTATATATTTTGCCTTCCGCGAAGGCTGATTTCATGATGCGGATTATGAATTCGGACGGTTCCGAAGCGGAGCAGTGCGGCAACGCCATCCGCTGCGTCGCGAAGTATGTGTACGATCACGGCCATATCGACCGCGAGGAGATTACCATAGAAACCATCGGAGCCGGCGTGCAGCAGGTGCGTCTTACGGTGCAGGACGGTCAAGTAAGCAGCGTAAGGGTCGATATGGGCGAACCGGTCCTGAACGGACTTAGCGTGCCGACCTTGGTCGATCTCAATCCGGTGGTGAATCATCCCGTTGAAGTGGACGGCCGGGAATTCCGATTCACTGCCGTTTCCATGGGCAATCCGCACTGCGTCATTTATGTGGACGATGCGGTGAACTTTGATCTCGGCGTATGGGGGCCTAAGCTTGAGGTGCACCCGCTCTTCCCGAGAAAGATCAACGTGGAGTTTGCAACGGTGAATTCACGCGGTCAAGTGGACATGCGGGTATGGGAGCGCGGCGCGGGACCGACACTGGCCTGCGGCACCGGCGCCTGCGCGACGCTGGTATCCTCCGTGCTGAACGGTGCCACCGACCGCAGCGCGACGATCTCGCTTAAGGGCGGGGATCTGTTCATCGAGTGGGATGAGCTTGACAACCATGTGTACATGACGGGACCGGCCGAGGTTGTATATAAAGGGAAGTTGGCAATTTAG